Proteins from a genomic interval of Zingiber officinale cultivar Zhangliang chromosome 2A, Zo_v1.1, whole genome shotgun sequence:
- the LOC122042116 gene encoding cyclin-dependent kinase inhibitor 1-like isoform X1 has protein sequence MGKYMTKCGKGAGELSVMEVTQVAGVTTRARALAIASAADAAAATAVPKRRKAEVAPAPSELVQTSSYIQLRSRRLVMTGDLPPPRNSLNSAFSWATTEKVASRSSSNASSDVMVEEPDGEILESSNCKDIDSARRTRREARHSSAARLEGGDLESTARTTTTSTSTTPTKSEIEEFFDAAERDQALRFADKAPFHEKGVRVRSPIRHPPLKKRKLP, from the exons ATGGGGAAGTACATGACGAAGTGCGGCAAAGGGGCCGGGGAACTGTCGGTGATGGAGGTGACCCAAGTGGCCGGAGTGACGACGAGGGCGAGGGCACTCGCTATCGCCTCTGCTGCTGACGCTGCCGCCGCCACGGCGGTACCGAAGCGAAGGAAGGCGGAAGTGGCGCCTGCGCCTTCGGAATTGGTGCAGACCTCCTCCTACATTCAGCTCCGAAGCCGCCGTCTCGTCATGACCGGCGATTTGCCGCCTCCACGAAATTCTCTTAATTCGGCCTTCAGTTGGGCGACCACAGAGAAGGTGGCCTCCCGTTCCTCGAGCAACGCGTCCAGCGACGTGATGGTTGAGGAGCCA GATGGCGAGATTTTGGAGTCTTCTAACTGCAAGGACATCGACAGTGCCAGACGAACTAG GAGAGAAGCTCGACATTCGAGCGCGGCGCGACTCGAAGGGGGAGATTTGGAATCGACggcgaggacgacgacgacgagtaCGAGCACTACGCCGACGAAGTCAGAGATCGAGGAATTCTTCGACGCGGCCGAGAGAGACCAAGCTCTGCGCTTCGCCGACAA GGCCCCATTTCACGAGAAAGGCGTGCGGGTGCGGTCCCCGATCCGTCACCCACCGCTTAAAAAGCGAAAGCTACCTTAA
- the LOC122042116 gene encoding cyclin-dependent kinase inhibitor 1-like isoform X2 encodes MGKYMTKCGKGAGELSVMEVTQVAGVTTRARALAIASAADAAAATAVPKRRKAEVAPAPSELVQTSSYIQLRSRRLVMTGDLPPPRNSLNSAFSWATTEKVASRSSSNASSDVMVEEPDGEILESSNCKDIDSARRTRREARHSSAARLEGGDLESTARTTTTSTSTTPTKSEIEEFFDAAERDQALRFADKYNYDVINDVPLNGRFRWVPIDL; translated from the exons ATGGGGAAGTACATGACGAAGTGCGGCAAAGGGGCCGGGGAACTGTCGGTGATGGAGGTGACCCAAGTGGCCGGAGTGACGACGAGGGCGAGGGCACTCGCTATCGCCTCTGCTGCTGACGCTGCCGCCGCCACGGCGGTACCGAAGCGAAGGAAGGCGGAAGTGGCGCCTGCGCCTTCGGAATTGGTGCAGACCTCCTCCTACATTCAGCTCCGAAGCCGCCGTCTCGTCATGACCGGCGATTTGCCGCCTCCACGAAATTCTCTTAATTCGGCCTTCAGTTGGGCGACCACAGAGAAGGTGGCCTCCCGTTCCTCGAGCAACGCGTCCAGCGACGTGATGGTTGAGGAGCCA GATGGCGAGATTTTGGAGTCTTCTAACTGCAAGGACATCGACAGTGCCAGACGAACTAG GAGAGAAGCTCGACATTCGAGCGCGGCGCGACTCGAAGGGGGAGATTTGGAATCGACggcgaggacgacgacgacgagtaCGAGCACTACGCCGACGAAGTCAGAGATCGAGGAATTCTTCGACGCGGCCGAGAGAGACCAAGCTCTGCGCTTCGCCGACAA GTACAACTACGACGTCATCAACGACGTTCCGTTGAACGGCCGCTTCCGGTGGGTTCCAATCGACCTATGA